In one Paramormyrops kingsleyae isolate MSU_618 chromosome 18, PKINGS_0.4, whole genome shotgun sequence genomic region, the following are encoded:
- the LOC140579687 gene encoding uncharacterized protein has translation MSATGIQSPPAPAAEPTQQGEWVTTRRHSRKSNQNSHRHHSPIRVSSRFSPLSETPAETPVESALVIGDSILRNVRVATPATIVNCLPGARATDISANLKVLAKSKRKYSKIIIHIGTNDVRLRQSEITKSNFIEVCNLAKKMCVSVTCSGPIPARRGDEMYSRLSSLHRWLSEWCPINGVGYIDNWRMYWGRPGLLKRDGIHPSRAGADLLSKSIAHSLQTNR, from the coding sequence ATGTCCGCCACAGGTAttcagtctccccccgctccggcagcagagcctacgcagcaaggcgagtgggtgacgacccggcggcatagtCGTAAATCCAACCAAAattcacaccggcaccattcgcccattcgcgtttccagcaggttctccccactcagtgaaactcccgctgagacacctgttgaaagtgctctagtaataggcgactctattctaagaaacgtgagagtagcgactccagcgaccatagttaattgtctccctggtgccagagcgaccgacatctcggcaaacttaaaagtgctggctaaaagTAAACGTAAATACTCTAAGATTATTATCCATATCGGCactaatgatgtccgattgaggcaatcggagatcacgaaatcaaattttatagaggtgtgcaaccttgcgaagaagatgtgtgtgtcagtaacgtgctctggccccatccctgctagacgtggcgatgaaatgtacagcagattatcatcgctacatcgctggctgtcggaatggtgcccgataaatggtgtgggttatattgaCAACTGGCGGATGTATTGGGgtaggcctgggcttttgaagagggacggtattcacccctcgcgggctggtgctgacctcttgtctaaaagcatagctcatagtctccagacaaatcgctga